The following are encoded in a window of Carya illinoinensis cultivar Pawnee chromosome 15, C.illinoinensisPawnee_v1, whole genome shotgun sequence genomic DNA:
- the LOC122296521 gene encoding LOW QUALITY PROTEIN: putative pentatricopeptide repeat-containing protein At1g19290 (The sequence of the model RefSeq protein was modified relative to this genomic sequence to represent the inferred CDS: inserted 1 base in 1 codon), giving the protein MLQAAHWCFLFLKKENVSIEAISYGFGSYINTLRRASRSRSVPMLLRYSLSSSPLRLSRIQPQKLFHVSPTLHRKLRDEYKLTRPELLDRISQLLVLHRFDDLGDLYFEFSEELMDTVLRKLRLNPSACLGFFKLASKKRIGRPSIKAYCKIVHILSRARMYDETRSYLNELVRLSKNNYSAFFVWDELVRVYKEFTFSPTVFDMILKVYAEKGLIKNALHAFDNMGKHGRIPSLRSCNSLLSNLVRKGESYTALLVYDQMIRIGIVPDVFTCTIMVNAYCKEGKVGRALEFLKEMENSGFKTNVVTYNCLIDGYVNLGDVEGAGGVLRLMSERRISWTAVTYTLLIKGYCKQGKMEEAKSILQRMKEEESVVMDEHPYGVLLDGYCRVGKMDDAIRVQNEMLEMGFKMNIFTCNSLINGFCKLGQLREAEGVFMRMVACNLRPDSYSYDTLMGGYCKQGHVSKAFELCEKMLQKGVEPTVVSYNTLLKGLCQAGALDDALHLWHLMLSRGVSPDEVGYCTLLDGLFKMGESDKAILLWKNILALGFAKSIISFNTMINGFCKMGKLCEAEEILDRMEELGCSPDGVTYRTLCDGYCKVGNVEEALKIKELAERKVDFISIEMYNSLICGAFKSRKLNKVMDLLAEMQTRGISPNVVTYGTIISGLCNEGKLDRAFMAYFEMMEKGFSPNMIICSKIVSSLYRLGRIDEASMLLQKMVDFSIVSDDSCFNKFLEDDFTHADIFKIADSFDKRVEGFSLPNNIVYNIAIVGLCKSGTIVDARRVLSALSLKGFSPDNFTYCSLIHACSAAGNINEAFELRDEMLKKDIIPSITTYNALINGLCKSGNMDRAWNLFHKLHVKGLTPNAVTYNILIGHYIRTGNTIEACKLKKKMLEERIAPSIITSSALINGLCKLGEXQESMKLLDQMFKAGMAIDLSCTLTWFTLTSVLDTWKVLKILEDADEVSLFWYILMNQWFQPSAQIVRGILVSVTLLEL; this is encoded by the exons ATGCTCCAGGCTGCACACTGGTGTTTTCTCtttctcaaaaaagaaaatgtttctATTGAAGCGATATCGTACGGATTCGGCAGCTACATCAACACTCTTCGCAGAGCCAGTCGATCCAGATCGGTTCCAATGCTCCTCAGGTACTCCCTGTCCTCCTCTCCTCTCCGGCTATCTCGTATCCAACCCCAGAAACTATTCCACGTCTCCCCTACCCTCCACAGGAAGCTCCGGGATGAGTACAAGCTGACCCGACCCGAATTGCTAGACCGGATCTCGCAACTCCTCGTCCTTCATCGCTTCGATGACCTTGGTGACCTGTACTTCGAGTTTTCCGAGGAACTTATGGACACCGTTCTTCGGAAACTTCGTTTGAACCCGAGCGCTTGTTTAGGATTTTTCAAGTTAGCCTCCAAGAAACGAATTGGTAGACCTAGTATTAAAGCTTATTGTAAAATTGTTCACATATTGTCGAGAGCTCGAATGTACGACGAAACAAGGTCGTATCTGAACGAATTAGTCCGTCTCTCTAAAAACAATTACTCGGCGTTTTTTGTTTGGGACGAGCTCGTTAGGGTTTACAAAGAATTTACGTTTTCCCCCACTGTTTTCGATATGATCTTGAAGGTTTATGCTGAAAAGGGTCTGATAAAGAATGCATTGCATGCGTTTGATAATATGGGGAAGCACGGACGTATACCAAGTTTGCGGTCCTGTAACTCTTTGTTGAGTAATCTGGTTAGAAAGGGGGAAAGTTATACCGCGTTGCTAGTTTATGATCAGATGATTAGGATTGGGATTGTGCCGGATGTCTTTACGTGTACTATAATGGTCAATGCGTATTGTAAGGAGGGGAAAGTGGGCAGAGCCCTGGAGTTTTTGAAAGAAATGGAGAATTCTGGTTTCAAAACGAATGTTGTTACTTATAATTGCTTGATTGATGGGTATGTTAATTTGGGAGATGTGGAAGGGGCAGGAGGGGTGTTGAGGTTGATGTCTGAAAGGAGGATTTCGTGGACTGCGGTGACTTACACCTTGTTAATTAAGGGTTACTGCAAGCAAGGTAAGATGGAGGAAGCAAAGAGCATACTTCAGAGGATGAAGGAGGAGGAGTCGGTGGTTATGGATGAGCATCCTTATGGGGTGTTGTTAGATGGATACTGTCGAGTTGGAAAAATGGATGACGCTATTAGGGTTCAGAATGAGATGCTGGAGATGGGcttcaaaatgaatatatttaCTTGTAACTCCTTGATCAATGGGTTCTGCAAGCTTGGTCAATTACGTGAAGCAGAGGGAGTTTTTATGCGTATGGTGGCATGCAACTTAAGGCCAGACTCTTATAGCTATGACACTCTCATGGGTGGATACTGTAAGCAAGGCCATGTAAGCAAGGCCTTCGAGCTCTGTGAGAAGATGCTTCAGAAAGGAGTTGAGCCAACTGTTGTGTCTTACAATACTCTTCTCAAGGGTTTATGTCAGGCAGGTGCCTTGGATGATGCTTTGCATCTCTGGCATTTGATGCTGAGTAGAGGTGTTAGTCCGGATGAGGTTGGCTATTGTACTCTGCTCGATGGACTGTTCAAGATGGGGGAATCTGACAAGGCTATTCTgctttggaaaaatattttagcaCTAGGATTTGCTAAGAGCATAATTTCTTTCAATACAATGATAAATGGATTTTGTAAAATGGGGAAATTATGTGAAGCAGAGGAGATTCTTGACAGGATGGAGGAGCTGGGATGTTCACCAGATGGAGTAACATATAGGACCTTATGTGATGGGTACTGTAAAGTTGGAAATGTTGAAGAAgctttaaaaattaaagagttGGCGGAAAGAAAAGTTGATTTTATTTCCATTGAAATGTACAATTCTCTTATTTGTGGAGCTTTTAAGTCTAggaaattaaataaggtgatGGATCTTCTTGCGGAGATGCAGACTAGGGGAATATCCCCGAATGTTGTTACCTATGGCACCATAATCTCTGGTTTGTGCAATGAAGGGAAGCTGGATAGAGCTTTTATGGCATATTTTGAGATGATGGAAAAGGGGTTTTCCCCCAATATGATTATTTGCAGCAAAATTGTGAGCAGCCTATATAGGCTTGGTAGAATTGATGAAGCAAGTATGCTGTTGCAGAAGATGGTTGATTTTAGTATTGTTTCAGATGATAGCTGTTTTAATAAGTTTCTCGAGGATGACTTTACACATGCAGACATTTTTAAAATTGCTGATTCATTTGACAAACGTGTTGAAGGTTTTTCTCTACCCAACAATATTGTCTACAATATAGCTATTGTGGGACTATGCAAGTCTGGGACGATTGTTGATGCAAGAAGAGTATTATCAGCTTTGTCGCTTAAGGGCTTTAGTCCCGATAATTTTACATATTGTAGCCTAATTCATGCATGTTCTGCCGCAGGCAATATTAATGAAGCTTTTGAGTTACGGGATGAGATGCTGAAAAAGGATATTATTCCAAGCATTACTACATATAATGCTCTCATAAATGGCCTGTGTAAGTCGGGAAATATGGATCGAGCATGGAATCTTTTCCATAAACTTCACGTTAAGGGCTTAACCCCTAATGCTGTTACCTATAATATATTGATTGGTCACTACATCCGAACTGGTAATACTATTGAGGCCtgcaaattgaaaaagaaaatgcttgAAGAACGGATTGCTCCATCCATTATTACCTCTTCTGCATTGATCAATGGTCTTTGCAAGCTAGGAG AGCAAGAATCCATGAAGCTTTTGGACCAAATGTTCAAGGCTGGCATGGCCATAGACCTGTCATGTACCCTAACTTGGTTCACACTGACCTCAGTTCTGGATACGTGGAAAGTTCTGAAGATTCTTGAGGATGCAGATGAGGTGTCCCTCTTCTGGTATATTCTCATGAATCAGTGGTTTCAGCCAAGTGCTCAGATAGTGAGGGGAATCCTGGTGAGTGTTACGCTTCTGGAGCTTTGA
- the LOC122295441 gene encoding probable galacturonosyltransferase-like 1 encodes MPKPPFLLFLMFVSCLFSSFIASKATINAATTLSQQFKEAPEFYNSPDCPSITNYLEEDDAEEDQEDDESSRHNINHKNNVCSDRAVHVAMTLDTQYIRGSMAAILSVLQHSSCPENIFFHFVASASANASLLRATLAHSFPYLKFQVYRFDDSHVSGLISTSIRSALDCPLNYARSYLANLLPLCVRKVVYLDSDLILVDDIAKLAATPLGESSVLAAPEYCNANFTLYFTPTLWSNPSLSLTFANRKACYFNTGVMVIDLDRWRGGEYTRRIEEWMELQKRMRLYELGSLPPFLLVFAGNIAPVNHRWNQHGLGGDNFRGLCRDLHPGPVSLLHWSGKGKPWARLDANRPCPLDALWAPYDLLQTPFSLDS; translated from the coding sequence ATGCCTAAACCACCTTTCCTTCTCTTCCTGATGTTCGTTTCTTGCTTATTTTCCTCCTTCATAGCCAGCAAAGCCACCATTAATGCCGCCACCACTCTCTCCCAGCAATTCAAAGAGGCCCCAGAATTCTATAACTCCCCGGATTGCCCTTCCATAACCAACTACCtcgaagaagatgatgcagaagaagatcaagaagatGATGAGAGCAGCCGCCATAACATCAACCACAAGAACAATGTCTGCTCTGATAGAGCTGTACATGTAGCAATGACTCTGGACACCCAATACATCCGGGGCTCCATGGCTGCTATCCTCTCCGTCCTCCAACACTCCTCCTGCCCAGAAAACATCTTCTTCCACTTCGTCGCCTCAGCCTCTGCAAACGCCTCCCTCCTGCGCGCCACCCTCGCCCACTCCTTCCCTTACCTCAAATTTCAAGTTTACCGCTTTGATGACTCTCATGTCTCCGGCCTCATCTCCACCTCCATCCGCTCCGCCTTGGACTGTCCTCTCAACTACGCTCGCAGCTACTTGGCTAATCTCTTGCCTTTGTGCGTTCGTAAAGTGGTTTACCTCGACTCCGACCTGATCCTTGTTGACGACATTGCCAAGCTCGCCGCCACCCCACTGGGTGAAAGTTCCGTCCTCGCCGCTCCAGAGTACTGCAATGCCAATTTCACGTTGTATTTCACCCCGACGCTTTGGTCTAATCCATCTTTGTCGCTGACTTTCGCCAACCGTAAAGCTTGTTACTTCAATACCGGCGTGATGGTGATCGATCTTGACCGGTGGAGAGGTGGAGAGTACACGAGAAGGATCGAAGAGTGGATGGAGCTCCAGAAGAGGATGAGGTTATACGAACTGGGATCTCTGCCGCCATTTCTGCTCGTGTTTGCAGGTAACATAGCTCCAGTTAATCACAGGTGGAACCAGCACGGACTCGGCGGCGACAACTTTCGGGGACTTTGCCGGGATCTACATCCTGGTCCGGTGAGTCTCTTGCATTGGAGCGGGAAAGGAAAGCCCTGGGCTCGACTAGACGCGAACCGGCCTTGCCCATTGGACGCTCTTTGGGCGCCATACGATCTGTTGCAGACTCCATTTTCTTTGGATTCttaa